Proteins from a single region of Pyrus communis chromosome 6, drPyrComm1.1, whole genome shotgun sequence:
- the LOC137737887 gene encoding protein TRIGALACTOSYLDIACYLGLYCEROL 4, chloroplastic-like codes for MEMKKLRWAMDGSFWDLDVSTPRTLDGLVRPVPGDPLPLGLTRGPRLSRPKQIDFMQRFMASIFVPSYTAADGFTLQRVLTLPIGENWFGTLLGQFNLQRFISAVKKSGKEAPPDSVSTWMQSIGTHLREKSVYALSFCSEFWLTADDTLVLGVDGYGDDKKPRKKALFQHKFPHHNLTVEAVWPGLFVDKPGNYWDVPFSMSLDLASVASDSGASYRVCARHNSGTPELFDSGQSDGVPVTLLPGLSVTSAFSFKKNFELWRSHTQKLRMVQPFDVFLSNPHVSASGIIGAVMTASFGDSWVRSQIADDDPQGFRGFSFRAPGVKSAFLADIFASATFTAQHGNFQKLFLDLSRFHARLDFPSGSKFLSGAAHLAQDYFNSQQPNLEAIQDICPNATLSLQQQICGPVSFRVDSGVAVELKNRDWNIRVDEPVFALEYALQVLGSAKAVAWYSPKHQECMIELRFYET; via the exons ATGGAGATGAAGAAGCTGAGATGGGCAATGGACGGCAGCTTTTGGGACCTCGACGTGTCGACTCCGAGGACCCTCGACGGACTCGTCCGACCTGTTCCCGGCGACCCACTTCCTCTGGGCCTCACCCGAGGCCCCAGGCTATCCCGGCCCAAGCAAATCGACTTCATGCAGCGCTTCATGGCCTCCATTTTCGTCCCTTCCTACACCGCCGCTGATGGCTTCACTCTCCAGCGAGTCCTCACCCTACCCATTGGCGAAAATTG GTTCGGGACGCTTTTGGGTCAGTTCAATTTGCAGCGGTTCATCTCCGCCGTGAAAAAGAGTGGGAAGGAGGCGCCGCCGGACTCTGTATCCACGTGGATGCAAAGCATTGGAACCCACCTGCGAGAGAAGTCCGTGTACGCCCTTTCCTTCTGTTCTGAGTTTTGGCTAACAGCTGATGACACATTGGTTTTGGGTGTGGACGGTTATGGCGACGACAAGAAACCCCGAAAGAAAGCACTTTTTCAGCACAag TTTCCTCATCATAATTTGACAGTGGAGGCAGTTTGGCCCGGGCTTTTCGTTGACAAGCCCGGAAACTATTGGGATGTGCCATTTTCAATGTCACTTGATCTGGCTTCGGTTGCTTCTGATTCCGGGGCCAGTTATCGTGTATGTGCACGTCATAATTCAGGGACACCCGAGCTGTTTGACAGTGGCCAGAGCGATGGAGTTCCTGTTACCCTGCTTCCCGGTTTGTCTGTCACAAGTGCATTTTCCTTTAAGAAGAACTTTGAGCTTTGGAGGAGTCATACTCAGAAGTTGAGAATGGTCCAACCATTTGATGTATTCCTTTCAAATCCTCATGTTTCGGCTTCTGGGATTATTG GTGCTGTGATGACTGCCTCGTTTGGTGATAGTTGGGTTAGGTCACAAATTGCAGACGATGATCCTCAGGGTTTTAGAGGTTTTAGTTTTCGGGCTCCTGGAGTAAAATCTGCCTTTCTAGCAGATATATTTGCATCAGCAACATTTACAGCCCAGCATGGAAACTTCCAAAAGCTATTCCTAGATCTTTCTCGCTTTCATGCCCGCCTGGATTTTCCTTCTGGTTCTAAGTTTCTTTCAGGTGCAGCACATCTAGCACAAGATTATTTCAATTCTCAACAGCCAAATTTGGAAGCTATTCAGGACATTTGCCCCAATGCCACACTTTCTCTTCAGCAGCAG ATTTGTGGACCTGTCAGTTTCAGGGTTGATTCAGGAGTTGCAGTTGAACTAAAGAACCGAGACTGGAATATACGCGTGGACGAGCCGGTGTTTGCTCTTGAATACGCGCTGCAAGTCCTCGGTTCAGCCAAAGCTGTTGCTTGGTATTCCCCAAAGCACCAGGAATGCATGATAGAGCTTCGTTTTTACGAGACATAA
- the LOC137738179 gene encoding rRNA-processing protein fcf2-like produces MAESNAVIGLSWEPKLPAFSSASKNGGGSGSKPRPEGNPLWKPSTQLVDGLFVPPNDPVKRNKLAKKQIKDTAGTSWFDMPAPTMTPELQKDLQLLKLRNVMDPKRHYKKGDAQPNKYFQVGTIIESPLDFFSGRLTKKERKVSLAEEVLSDRNLGNYRKRKVREIEEKNRPGGNEKWKIKGKGTYQRAKQRRH; encoded by the exons ATGGCGGAAAGCAATGCGGTAATTGGGCTCTCGTGGGAACCAAAGTTGCCGGCTTTTTCATCGGCCTCCAAAAATGGAGGTGGGTCTGGCTCCAAACCTCGCCCCGAAGGCAATCCGCTTTGGAAACCCAGCACGCAGCTTGTCGATGGCCTCTTCGTTCCGCCGAATGACCCGGTAAAGCGGAACAAATTGGCCAAGAAGCAGATCAAGGACACTGCTGGAACAAGCTG GTTTGACATGCCTGCACCAACCATGACCCcggagttgcagaaagatctCCAATTACTAAAG TTAAGGAATGTTATGGATCCAAAGAGACACTACAAGAAGGGTGATGCACAACCTAACAAGTATTTCCAG GTAGGGACAATAATAGAGTCCCCATTAGATTTCTTCTCAGGCAGACTtacaaagaaggaaaggaaggtGTCCCTTGCAGAGGAAGTGCTTTCTGATCGTAACCTTGGGAACTACAG AAAGCGGAAGGTTCGTGAGATAGAAGAGAAAAACCGGCCAGGCGGAAATGAAAAATGGAAGATTAAGGGGAAGGGGACGTATCAGCGTGCAAAGCAAAGAAGGCACTGA
- the LOC137737698 gene encoding uncharacterized protein, producing the protein MYTSEALGKFSVFRETPASMAAMNHLRGPVRIRPMSQNFISSKNLLWNHGMKCQCSSGGGGGSVDEKSAFSVTSSSKYEVDYLGEKTKGDLNVKVEHLEAFGIGGDVTLKGPIEEVARVEAEEAGDLLRDLGIPSPFLSRQSPRGIFCSRTLNLRSISAIGYDMDYTLMHYNVIAWEGRAYDYCMENLKKVGFPVDGLAFDPDLVIRGLVIDKEKGNLVKPDRFGYVKRAMHGTTMLSNRAVSEMYGRELVDLRKETRWEFLNTLFSVSEAVAYMQMVDRLDDGTIAAEIGPLDYKGLYKAVGRALFRAHVEGQLKSEIMSKPELFVEPDPELPLALLDQKEAGKKLLLITNSDYHYTNKMMQHSFNRFLPNEMGWRDLFDIVIVSARKPEFFQMSHPMYEVVTGEGLMRPCFKAKTGGLYSGGSAQMVENSLNIHGDEILYVGDHIYTDVSQSKVHLRWRTALVCRELEEEYSALIQSRGHRAALVDLINQKEVVGDLFNQLRLASQRRTKGRPAQTLAATNLEDQELSESMQKLLIVMQRLDQKIAPMLEADGELFNKRWGFLSRAGFWDKSHLMRQIEKYADIYTSRVSNFLHYTPFMYFRSQEQTLAHDSYSYYCSRFNGPAMDDEVNFMS; encoded by the exons ATGTACACGTCCGAGGCGTTGGGGAAGTTCTCGGTTTTCAGAGAGACCCCTGCATCAATGGCGGCCATGAACCATCTCAGAGGTCCGGTTCGAATCCGACCCATGTCCCAGAACTTCATCAGCAGCAAAAACTTGCTCTGGAATCACGGAATGAAGTGCCAGTGCAgcagcggcggcggcggcggcagcGTGGACGAGAAGTCGGCGTTTTCTGTGACTTCGTCGAGCAAGTACGAAGTGGATTACTTGGGAGAGAAAACCAAaggggatttgaatgtcaaggtGGAGCATCTCGAAGCTTTTG GAATTGGTGGTGATGTAACTTTGAAAGGTCCCATTGAGGAAGTTGCCAGAGTGGAGGCTGAAGAAGCTGGAGACTTGCTCAGAGACTTGGGCATTCCG AGCCCTTTTTTGTCAAGGCAATCGCCTCGTGGCATCTTTTGTAGCCGCACATTGAATCTTCGATCAATCAGTGCCATTGGATATGATATGGACTACACATTGATGCATTATAATGTGATT GCTTGGGAAGGGAGAGCTTATGATTACTGTATGGAAAATTTGAAGAAAGTGGGCTTCCCCGTTGACGGTCTTGCATTTGACCCCGACTTG GTTATTAGAGGCCTTGTCATAGACAAAGAGAAAGGAAACTTGGTGAAGCCTGATCGATTTGGTTATGTTAAAAGGGCTATGCATGGCACAACCATGCTATCTAATCGAGCTGTAAG TGAGATGTACGGTAGGGAACTAGTGGACCTCCGGAAGGAAACTCGATGGGAGTTCCTTAATACACTGTTCTCTGTCTCAGAAGCTGTGGCTTATATGCAG ATGGTTGACAGATTGGATGATGGAACCATAGCTGCAGAAATTGGTCCACTTGATTATAAAGGGCTCTATAAG GCTGTTGGAAGAGCCCTCTTCCGGGCACATGTCGAGGGTCAACTGAAG AGCGAGATAATGTCTAAGCCTGAACTGTTTGTGGAGCCTGATCCAGAATTGCCATTAGCACTTTTGGATCAAAAAGAG GCTGGTAAAAAGCTTTTGCTCATTACGAACTCAGATTATCATTACACAAACAAAATGATGCAGCATtccttcaacagatttcttccCAATGAGATGGGTTGGAGGGATCTATTTGACATT GTAATAGTCTCTGCAAGGAAGCCAGAGTTCTTCCAAATGTCACACCCAATGTACGAGGTAGTGACGGGTGAGGGCCTCATGCGTCCATGCTTCAAGGCTAAAACAG GGGGCTTGTATTCAGGGGGAAGTGCTCAGATGGTTGAGAATTCCCTAAATATCCATGGAGATGAAATACTGTATGTTGGTGATCATATCTACACAGATGTAAGTCAATCCAAAGTTCATCTGCGATGGCGAACAGCATTGGTTTGCCGAGAATTGGAAGAAGAG TATAGTGCTTTGATTCAGAGCCGGGGTCATAGAGCGGCACTAGTAGATCTTATAAACCAAAAGGAGGTCGTAGGGGATCTTTTCAACCAACTTCGGCTCGCCTCACAAAGGCGAACTAAAGGGCGCCCTGCTCAA ACCCTTGCTGCAACAAACTTGGAGGATCAAGAACTCTCAGAAAGCATGCAAAAGCTACTTATCGTTATGCAAAGACTAGACCAGAAAATTGCTCCGATGCTAGAAGCAGATGGAGAGCTCTTCAACAAAAG GTGGGGATTTCTTTCCCGTGCAGGTTTCTGGGATAAAAGCCATTTAATGAGGCAAATTGAGAA GTATGCTGATATATATACCTCCAGGGTGTCCAATTTCCTACATTATACACCGTTCATGTATTTCCGATCACAGGAACAG ACACTTGCTCATGATTCGTACTCATACTACTGTTCGAGGTTTAATGGGCCTGCCATGGACGATGAGGTCAACTTTATGTCGTAG